AAATGATATGGACGAAATTATTGAACGCTTTAAAGAACGATTTGAAACACTCAGCCCCTTTCAGCGCTTTCTGGGTATGAAACTTGAGGTAACAGAGAGCTTCACCCCTGTAATAACCTTTGATATGAGAAACGAGCTCATAGGCAACTTTGACTACGGGATACTCCACGGCGGAGTCATAGCCTCCGTCATGGACGTGACAGCGGGAATATCTGCCCTGCTCTGTCTTCCTGTGAAATATCCCACTGAGACGGCGGATCAGATAATGAAACGTGTCAGCAAGGTGGGAACTATCGATCTGCGTGTGGACTACATCCAGCCCGGCAGAGGAAAGTCATTCACCGCCACGGGTGAAACCCTCCGTGCCGGCAACAAGATAGCTGTCTCTACTGCAAAGCTGCACAATAACGAAGGTCTGCTCATAGCCGCCGGAACAGGAACTTATTTGATAGGGTAAAAAAGCTACCCTTATCAGTAGATTACGCTTCGCAAACTTAGACCGGGCAGAGTGACACCCTGCCATTTTATGTCATTTTATTGTCATGGAAACATCAAATTTCATAATCCTATCAATCGTGTATAGCGTTTCAGAACAAAACTGCTCATTTCTGCATACTTAACATCTCCATTATATTTTTATGCCCCGACTAATTATTGTGATGTATCAGTAACTAACCAATCACTCCTGCTTTATGCTTGTGCAGAACTGCACAAGCTGATTTTTCAATATCCTTATTTATAAATGAATTAGCAATTGGCATATACCGTGCTTTTTAAGCAGCGAAAGTTAACGGTTCAAATGAATGCCTGATGTGAAACATTTGACCGGAGTACACAGCAAATCACTTTCCAAAAGCTATCCGCTTCCACAGATAGCCTTTTTCCCCTGGGTTCGACAGACAGCTTCGGCTGTCTGTCGGATTGGGGAACAACACCTACAAGGGAACGGGATCAAAATTTTACAACTAAGGAGTCCATTTTTATGAGAAATCTGTTACTTTTAGCAATTTTGGTATGCTTTTCCGCGAACGCATACGCAGCACAGTTTGACACTCCGGCCGGGAAGCTGGAAGTTTACTCCAGCATAAGAGGCTACGCCGGTTTCTCCGAAGTCAGCGATGTTCCGGGAAAACGCGACGATTCACAGTTCAAAATTGCTCTCCAGAGCAACACGAGATTCGGAACCAAGTTCAGCACAAGCAAGCTCACAGGTCACGTTGAATTCGGCGGACTCGGAAGCGAAACCTCAGATAAAGCAGATCCTACTCTTCGTCTCGCTTACGGCGACTACAAACTTGACAACGGCAACACATTCAGATTCGGCCAGTTCGCCACAGCATCTCAGGCTTCTTACAACAGGGTCGGCGATGAGGACGGCGGGCTTGACGGGTTCGGTAACCTTAAACAGGTTCGCCGTACAGGTTTAGGATATTACGCAGGCAATCTTTCACTGCACCTCTACACTCTCTCGCAGGATGCATGGAAGCCCGTATATACTGCTCCTGACAACTCTAAACCCACAATCCGTTTTCAGGCGCTTCTTCCCAGATTTGAAGCAGCATACAAGCTGAAAGATGTTAAAGTTTACGGCTCTTTCGCTGTGTTCAACGCTGAAACTGAGAGTGAAAGCGTGGCTGAGAAAGAGTTTGATGCTACTGCATACCACTTCGGCGTAAACCTTACTCCCAAGTTCGGCAACGTTGGCCTTAACGTGAACGCTTTCTATGCAAGCAACGCCGCGCTTTACGGCATGGTTGTTGACGGTGCAGGAAAAGGCACAAACAAAGACAGGCTTAAACCCGCTCTTAAAGCAAACAGCGACGAAGTTGAAGATATAACAACTT
Above is a genomic segment from Geovibrio ferrireducens containing:
- a CDS encoding thioesterase family protein, which gives rise to MDEIIERFKERFETLSPFQRFLGMKLEVTESFTPVITFDMRNELIGNFDYGILHGGVIASVMDVTAGISALLCLPVKYPTETADQIMKRVSKVGTIDLRVDYIQPGRGKSFTATGETLRAGNKIAVSTAKLHNNEGLLIAAGTGTYLIG